A single region of the Montipora capricornis isolate CH-2021 chromosome 13, ASM3666992v2, whole genome shotgun sequence genome encodes:
- the LOC138028973 gene encoding uncharacterized protein isoform X1 produces the protein MEPQNAREWGLFHEESARNAYKRVASHTHHKLELIAKGFLISKSKAFLGASVDNIQKCQCSKGWPNTVVEYKCPWKHRDLHPKEASLTPEIGGIRNGDGFALKSTSKYYFQVQLQMFVSGLKLCQFVVWTKQGIFSVEVPYDVTFISNVCAKLERFWIGQVLPFLMTVLRLSGPVLPGYSSLGAHESQDVEAINSSDVPSAFQRTISEADGKTCQFNIFPSKLECHEIIDLLSSQHSTPATPSESLLLSGLEIYKEDVETVQPDFMITDTKVMFLFKQLLQCYPIVSTFFNTTLCGEQDVNQTTSRNVRQKSEEKFFQGNLLNSGYVIIKINRRSEILFLNCNKNKTLVILTATMKKLTEILSFIIFSLHWVVAVLTPCFLDHLSAASAIPSKTSQRTPHVLKVLQQLAGSNKCGFQMFMLLTNFYWYIWRKIDVKCK, from the exons ATGGAACCACAAAATGCCAGAGAGTGGGGGCTATTTCATGAAGAGAGTGCTCGCAATGCATATAAGCGGGTTGCAAGCCATACCCACCACAAACTGGAATTGATTGCTAAGGGCTTTTTGATTTCAAAGTCAAAGGCATTCCTTGGAGCTAGTGTGGATAATATTCAAAAATGCCAGTGTTCTAAAGGTTGGCCAAACACTGTCGTAGAATATAAATGCCCCTGGAAACACAGAGATCTCCACCCAAAAGAAGCTTCCCTAACCCCAGAAATTGGTGGCATCAGAAATGGTGATGGCTTTGCTTTGAAATCAACTTCAAAATACTATTTCCAAGTTCAGCTTCAAATGTTTGTTAGTGGgctgaaactttgtcagtttGTTGTGTGGACGAAGCAAGGAATCTTCTCTGTTGAGGTACCCTATGACGTAACCTTCATTTCAAATGTGTGTGCCAAACTAGAGAGGTTTTGGATAGGTCAGGTCCTCCCCTTCCTGATGACTGTTCTTAGACTATCTGGGCCAGTATTGCCAGGTT ATTCATCACTAGGGGCACACGAATCACAAGATGTAGAGGCCATAAACTCTTCAGACGTCCCCAGTGCGTTTCAGAGGACCATCTCTGAAGCAGATGGCAAAACATGCCAATTCAACATCTTTCCTTCTAAACTAGAATGCCATGAAATTATCGATTTGTTATCCTCTCAGCACAGTACCCCTGCCACACCTTCAGAGAGTTTGCTACTTTCTGGGTTAGAGATATACAAGGAGGACGTGGAAACCGTTCAACCAGATTTTATGATAACTGACACAAAAGTTATGTTTTTGTTCAA GCAACTACTCCAGTGTTATCCTATTGTCAGTACATTTTTCAATACCACTTTATGTGGGGAGCAGGATGTTAATCAAACAACCTccag AAATGTTCGCCAGAAATCAGAAGAGAAGTTTTTTCAGGGAAATCTCCTGAACAGTGGATATGTGATTATTAAAATCAACAGAAGGTCAGAAATACTGTTCCTTAATTGTAATAAGAATAAAACTTTAGTTATCCTGACAGCTACAATGAAGAAACTGACTGAGATAttaagttttattattttcagtTTGCATTGGGTCGTCGCTGTATTGACCCCATG cttCTTGGATCACCTAAGTGCTGCTAGTGCTATACCCTCCAAGACAAGCCAACGGACACCACATGTGCTTAAG GTACTACAACAGTTGGCAGGAAGCAACAAATGTGGATTTCAGATGTTCATGTTATTGACCAATTTTTACTGGTACATTTGGAGaaaaattgatgtaaaatgtaaataa
- the LOC138028973 gene encoding uncharacterized protein isoform X4 produces the protein MEPQNAREWGLFHEESARNAYKRVASHTHHKLELIAKGFLISKSKAFLGASVDNIQKCQCSKGWPNTVVEYKCPWKHRDLHPKEASLTPEIGGIRNGDGFALKSTSKYYFQVQLQMFVSGLKLCQFVVWTKQGIFSVEVPYDVTFISNVCAKLERFWIGQVLPFLMTVLRLSGPVLPGYSSLGAHESQDVEAINSSDVPSAFQRTISEADGKTCQFNIFPSKLECHEIIDLLSSQHSTPATPSESLLLSGLEIYKEDVETVQPDFMITDTKVMFLFKQLLQCYPIVSTFFNTTLCGEQDVNQTTSRNVRQKSEEKFFQGNLLNSGYVIIKINRSFLDHLSAASAIPSKTSQRTPHVLKVLQQLAGSNKCGFQMFMLLTNFYWYIWRKIDVKCK, from the exons ATGGAACCACAAAATGCCAGAGAGTGGGGGCTATTTCATGAAGAGAGTGCTCGCAATGCATATAAGCGGGTTGCAAGCCATACCCACCACAAACTGGAATTGATTGCTAAGGGCTTTTTGATTTCAAAGTCAAAGGCATTCCTTGGAGCTAGTGTGGATAATATTCAAAAATGCCAGTGTTCTAAAGGTTGGCCAAACACTGTCGTAGAATATAAATGCCCCTGGAAACACAGAGATCTCCACCCAAAAGAAGCTTCCCTAACCCCAGAAATTGGTGGCATCAGAAATGGTGATGGCTTTGCTTTGAAATCAACTTCAAAATACTATTTCCAAGTTCAGCTTCAAATGTTTGTTAGTGGgctgaaactttgtcagtttGTTGTGTGGACGAAGCAAGGAATCTTCTCTGTTGAGGTACCCTATGACGTAACCTTCATTTCAAATGTGTGTGCCAAACTAGAGAGGTTTTGGATAGGTCAGGTCCTCCCCTTCCTGATGACTGTTCTTAGACTATCTGGGCCAGTATTGCCAGGTT ATTCATCACTAGGGGCACACGAATCACAAGATGTAGAGGCCATAAACTCTTCAGACGTCCCCAGTGCGTTTCAGAGGACCATCTCTGAAGCAGATGGCAAAACATGCCAATTCAACATCTTTCCTTCTAAACTAGAATGCCATGAAATTATCGATTTGTTATCCTCTCAGCACAGTACCCCTGCCACACCTTCAGAGAGTTTGCTACTTTCTGGGTTAGAGATATACAAGGAGGACGTGGAAACCGTTCAACCAGATTTTATGATAACTGACACAAAAGTTATGTTTTTGTTCAA GCAACTACTCCAGTGTTATCCTATTGTCAGTACATTTTTCAATACCACTTTATGTGGGGAGCAGGATGTTAATCAAACAACCTccag AAATGTTCGCCAGAAATCAGAAGAGAAGTTTTTTCAGGGAAATCTCCTGAACAGTGGATATGTGATTATTAAAATCAACAGAAG cttCTTGGATCACCTAAGTGCTGCTAGTGCTATACCCTCCAAGACAAGCCAACGGACACCACATGTGCTTAAG GTACTACAACAGTTGGCAGGAAGCAACAAATGTGGATTTCAGATGTTCATGTTATTGACCAATTTTTACTGGTACATTTGGAGaaaaattgatgtaaaatgtaaataa
- the LOC138030153 gene encoding integrase/recombinase xerD homolog, which produces MAGLESCPVSNPLVKSALEGAKRKLARSVRPKEPLSVDTIQAIADFCSSDISLAVLRFLSILVVGFYGFFRIDEINSFRLHDIIVDTDHMTIYVAKRKNDQYREGHTSYLARSGKSTCLVSITEKILKVLPRSSKSFPIVRRIVKSKAGECFHASRGVSVSTLRKEFKKFIEPFVDDISKYSMHSMRSGAASNPACRLVPGDLLDMNAGWRCPSSKNRYIKHTVKDRLTVSKALLL; this is translated from the coding sequence ATGGCTGGGCTGGAATCATGCCCCGTTAGTAATCCCCTAGTAAAATCAGCTCTTGAGGGCGCTAAAAGGAAATTGGCGCGTTCCGTTCGTCCGAAAGAGCCTTTGTCTGTGGACACAATTCAAGCGATTGCCGATTTCTGTAGTTCGGATATTTCTCTTGCCGTCCTCCGTTTTTTGTCCATATTGGTAGTAGGTTTCTATGGGTTTTTTCGTATTGATGAAATTAACAGCTTCCGCCTTCATGATATAATCGTTGATACCGACCACATGACCATATATGTTGCTAAACGGAAAAATGATCAGTATCGGGAGGGTCATACCTCCTATCTTGCCAGGTCTGGGAAGTCTACATGTCTAGTTAGTATTACTGAAAAGATCCTTAAGGTTCTACCACGGTCGAGTAAATCGTTTCCTATTGTTCGTCGTATTGTTAAGTCTAAAGCCGGGGAATGCTTTCACGCTAGTAGGGGTGTGTCTGTGTCTACTCTAAGAAAAGAATTCAAGAAGTTTATTGAGCCCTTCGTCGATGACATTTCCAAGTATAGTATGCACAGTATGAGGTCCGGTGCGGCATCTAATCCCGCTTGCAGGCTCGTACCTGGCGATTTATTGGACATGAATGCTGGGTGGAGATGTCCTTCCTCCAAAAACAGATACATAAAGCATACTGTTAAGGATCGTTTAACCGTTTCTAAGGCGCTTTTGCTCTAA
- the LOC138028973 gene encoding uncharacterized protein isoform X3, with protein MEPQNAREWGLFHEESARNAYKRVASHTHHKLELIAKGFLISKSKAFLGASVDNIQKCQCSKGWPNTVVEYKCPWKHRDLHPKEASLTPEIGGIRNGDGFALKSTSKYYFQVQLQMFVSGLKLCQFVVWTKQGIFSVEVPYDVTFISNVCAKLERFWIGQVLPFLMTVLRLSGPVLPGYSSLGAHESQDVEAINSSDVPSAFQRTISEADGKTCQFNIFPSKLECHEIIDLLSSQHSTPATPSESLLLSGLEIYKEDVETVQPDFMITDTKVMFLFKQLLQCYPIVSTFFNTTLCGEQDVNQTTSRNVRQKSEEKFFQGNLLNSGYVIIKINRSLHWVVAVLTPCFLDHLSAASAIPSKTSQRTPHVLKVLQQLAGSNKCGFQMFMLLTNFYWYIWRKIDVKCK; from the exons ATGGAACCACAAAATGCCAGAGAGTGGGGGCTATTTCATGAAGAGAGTGCTCGCAATGCATATAAGCGGGTTGCAAGCCATACCCACCACAAACTGGAATTGATTGCTAAGGGCTTTTTGATTTCAAAGTCAAAGGCATTCCTTGGAGCTAGTGTGGATAATATTCAAAAATGCCAGTGTTCTAAAGGTTGGCCAAACACTGTCGTAGAATATAAATGCCCCTGGAAACACAGAGATCTCCACCCAAAAGAAGCTTCCCTAACCCCAGAAATTGGTGGCATCAGAAATGGTGATGGCTTTGCTTTGAAATCAACTTCAAAATACTATTTCCAAGTTCAGCTTCAAATGTTTGTTAGTGGgctgaaactttgtcagtttGTTGTGTGGACGAAGCAAGGAATCTTCTCTGTTGAGGTACCCTATGACGTAACCTTCATTTCAAATGTGTGTGCCAAACTAGAGAGGTTTTGGATAGGTCAGGTCCTCCCCTTCCTGATGACTGTTCTTAGACTATCTGGGCCAGTATTGCCAGGTT ATTCATCACTAGGGGCACACGAATCACAAGATGTAGAGGCCATAAACTCTTCAGACGTCCCCAGTGCGTTTCAGAGGACCATCTCTGAAGCAGATGGCAAAACATGCCAATTCAACATCTTTCCTTCTAAACTAGAATGCCATGAAATTATCGATTTGTTATCCTCTCAGCACAGTACCCCTGCCACACCTTCAGAGAGTTTGCTACTTTCTGGGTTAGAGATATACAAGGAGGACGTGGAAACCGTTCAACCAGATTTTATGATAACTGACACAAAAGTTATGTTTTTGTTCAA GCAACTACTCCAGTGTTATCCTATTGTCAGTACATTTTTCAATACCACTTTATGTGGGGAGCAGGATGTTAATCAAACAACCTccag AAATGTTCGCCAGAAATCAGAAGAGAAGTTTTTTCAGGGAAATCTCCTGAACAGTGGATATGTGATTATTAAAATCAACAGAAG tTTGCATTGGGTCGTCGCTGTATTGACCCCATG cttCTTGGATCACCTAAGTGCTGCTAGTGCTATACCCTCCAAGACAAGCCAACGGACACCACATGTGCTTAAG GTACTACAACAGTTGGCAGGAAGCAACAAATGTGGATTTCAGATGTTCATGTTATTGACCAATTTTTACTGGTACATTTGGAGaaaaattgatgtaaaatgtaaataa
- the LOC138028973 gene encoding uncharacterized protein isoform X2 → MEPQNAREWGLFHEESARNAYKRVASHTHHKLELIAKGFLISKSKAFLGASVDNIQKCQCSKGWPNTVVEYKCPWKHRDLHPKEASLTPEIGGIRNGDGFALKSTSKYYFQVQLQMFVSGLKLCQFVVWTKQGIFSVEVPYDVTFISNVCAKLERFWIGQVLPFLMTVLRLSGPVLPDSSLGAHESQDVEAINSSDVPSAFQRTISEADGKTCQFNIFPSKLECHEIIDLLSSQHSTPATPSESLLLSGLEIYKEDVETVQPDFMITDTKVMFLFKQLLQCYPIVSTFFNTTLCGEQDVNQTTSRNVRQKSEEKFFQGNLLNSGYVIIKINRRSEILFLNCNKNKTLVILTATMKKLTEILSFIIFSLHWVVAVLTPCFLDHLSAASAIPSKTSQRTPHVLKVLQQLAGSNKCGFQMFMLLTNFYWYIWRKIDVKCK, encoded by the exons ATGGAACCACAAAATGCCAGAGAGTGGGGGCTATTTCATGAAGAGAGTGCTCGCAATGCATATAAGCGGGTTGCAAGCCATACCCACCACAAACTGGAATTGATTGCTAAGGGCTTTTTGATTTCAAAGTCAAAGGCATTCCTTGGAGCTAGTGTGGATAATATTCAAAAATGCCAGTGTTCTAAAGGTTGGCCAAACACTGTCGTAGAATATAAATGCCCCTGGAAACACAGAGATCTCCACCCAAAAGAAGCTTCCCTAACCCCAGAAATTGGTGGCATCAGAAATGGTGATGGCTTTGCTTTGAAATCAACTTCAAAATACTATTTCCAAGTTCAGCTTCAAATGTTTGTTAGTGGgctgaaactttgtcagtttGTTGTGTGGACGAAGCAAGGAATCTTCTCTGTTGAGGTACCCTATGACGTAACCTTCATTTCAAATGTGTGTGCCAAACTAGAGAGGTTTTGGATAGGTCAGGTCCTCCCCTTCCTGATGACTGTTCTTAGACTATCTGGGCCAGTATTGCCAG ATTCATCACTAGGGGCACACGAATCACAAGATGTAGAGGCCATAAACTCTTCAGACGTCCCCAGTGCGTTTCAGAGGACCATCTCTGAAGCAGATGGCAAAACATGCCAATTCAACATCTTTCCTTCTAAACTAGAATGCCATGAAATTATCGATTTGTTATCCTCTCAGCACAGTACCCCTGCCACACCTTCAGAGAGTTTGCTACTTTCTGGGTTAGAGATATACAAGGAGGACGTGGAAACCGTTCAACCAGATTTTATGATAACTGACACAAAAGTTATGTTTTTGTTCAA GCAACTACTCCAGTGTTATCCTATTGTCAGTACATTTTTCAATACCACTTTATGTGGGGAGCAGGATGTTAATCAAACAACCTccag AAATGTTCGCCAGAAATCAGAAGAGAAGTTTTTTCAGGGAAATCTCCTGAACAGTGGATATGTGATTATTAAAATCAACAGAAGGTCAGAAATACTGTTCCTTAATTGTAATAAGAATAAAACTTTAGTTATCCTGACAGCTACAATGAAGAAACTGACTGAGATAttaagttttattattttcagtTTGCATTGGGTCGTCGCTGTATTGACCCCATG cttCTTGGATCACCTAAGTGCTGCTAGTGCTATACCCTCCAAGACAAGCCAACGGACACCACATGTGCTTAAG GTACTACAACAGTTGGCAGGAAGCAACAAATGTGGATTTCAGATGTTCATGTTATTGACCAATTTTTACTGGTACATTTGGAGaaaaattgatgtaaaatgtaaataa